The Campylobacter lari genome window below encodes:
- the hisC gene encoding histidinol-phosphate transaminase codes for MKFNPFLEAIKTYESGKDMDLIAKEYSLKEVIKLASNENPYGTSKKAKEAIINNAHLAHLYPDDTMSELKQALAQKYDILKENLIIGSGSDQIIEYIAHAKLDHSKAYLQCGVSFAMYEIYAKQLGVKVYKTPSLTHDLNELYELYQKHKNEIKVIFLCLPNNPLGECLDASAVFEFLEKIDEDCLVAIDGAYNEFASFKDSKKHINPKELIHKFQNAVYLGTFSKLYGLGGMRVGYGIACKEIINAFYKLRAPFNVTNLSLKAAVAALDDDEFVQKTLENNFSQMKLYEDFAKNYKIQYIPSYTNFITYFFGEKNSTDLSEKLLKNGIIIRNLQSYGLNAVRISIGTEYENSRFFEEFSKNF; via the coding sequence ATGAAATTTAATCCTTTTTTAGAAGCTATTAAAACTTATGAAAGTGGCAAGGATATGGATTTAATTGCTAAAGAATATAGCTTAAAAGAAGTTATTAAACTAGCAAGTAATGAAAATCCTTATGGCACAAGTAAAAAGGCTAAAGAAGCCATCATAAATAATGCACATTTAGCTCATTTATATCCTGATGATACTATGAGTGAATTAAAACAAGCTTTAGCACAAAAATATGATATTTTAAAAGAAAATCTCATCATAGGTAGTGGGAGTGATCAAATTATAGAATATATAGCGCATGCAAAACTTGATCATTCTAAGGCTTATTTACAATGCGGGGTTAGCTTTGCTATGTATGAAATTTATGCAAAACAACTAGGAGTTAAGGTTTATAAAACCCCAAGTTTAACCCATGATTTAAATGAGTTATATGAGTTATATCAAAAGCATAAAAATGAAATTAAAGTAATCTTTTTATGCTTGCCAAATAATCCTTTAGGTGAGTGTTTAGACGCAAGTGCGGTTTTTGAGTTTTTAGAGAAAATTGATGAGGATTGTTTGGTAGCTATTGATGGAGCTTATAATGAATTTGCTTCGTTTAAAGATAGCAAAAAACATATCAACCCTAAGGAATTAATCCATAAATTTCAAAATGCAGTATATCTAGGAACCTTTTCTAAGCTTTATGGTTTGGGTGGTATGAGAGTGGGTTATGGTATAGCTTGCAAGGAAATTATCAATGCATTTTATAAATTACGAGCACCTTTTAATGTGACTAATTTGAGTTTAAAAGCTGCTGTTGCTGCGTTAGATGATGATGAGTTTGTGCAAAAAACTTTGGAAAATAATTTTTCACAAATGAAACTTTATGAAGATTTTGCTAAAAATTATAAAATTCAATACATTCCAAGCTATACAAATTTTATTACCTATTTTTTTGGTGAAAAAAATAGCACAGATTTATCTGAAAAACTGCTTAAAAACGGTATAATAATAAGAAATTTACAAAGTTATGGTTTAAATGCTGTGCGTATAAGTATAGGTACAGAGTATGAAAATTCAAGGTTTTTTGAAGAGTTTTCTAAAAATTTTTAG
- the fliF gene encoding flagellar basal-body MS-ring/collar protein FliF — MDYKTILHQVGQLYQNLSLRQRIIIAASIVVVVGFLVFLTLFRSGSTVASEAGYSVLFENANTSDSAMIVTQLEKSGVPYILRNEGTILVPNEQVYKQRLAIASAGLLPKDNKVGFELFDKQEFGATEAEQKVKYQRALEGELARTIESLEPIHSATVHIAFAKDTLFTQQQVPPTASVALTIKEGLKLNKKQIMGIKNLIASSVTKLTPENVKIMDQKGIPLDDEGAFESDLIAAQIKYKRDQEYELEQKIVASIAPFAGGYDRVVAKVSIDYDFSKEESQSEVYDPNTVVRSEQTLEEHREGYKDKEIQGVPGAVSNIGPVEGLDDKGAREVYTKNQTTTNNEISKKITNTTKQFATIKRISAAVVVDGKYKVITDDQGNITNEYIPLSDKEIKAIENLTKGAIGFNLARGDAVEVNNLEFHRTAKVENKVQTFYSRFVEPFIPPVKYVFAAILLFIFYKKVIVPFSQKMLADIRLEEEMEGKDGQIIDEAEDAIEKFNAARRKVEEQLGFGDSFDEDALQYDVLLEKLRAVANEKGEEVALLLQKLVENEAEFGEKDI; from the coding sequence ATGGATTATAAAACTATACTGCACCAAGTAGGTCAGCTTTATCAAAATTTAAGTTTAAGACAGCGTATTATCATTGCTGCTTCTATTGTTGTTGTAGTTGGATTTTTAGTATTTTTAACCCTTTTTAGAAGTGGTTCTACAGTGGCTAGTGAGGCTGGATATTCAGTATTATTTGAAAATGCTAATACTAGTGATTCGGCGATGATAGTAACTCAACTTGAAAAAAGTGGGGTTCCTTATATTTTGCGCAATGAAGGGACTATTTTAGTTCCTAATGAACAAGTGTATAAACAGCGTTTAGCTATTGCTTCTGCAGGATTATTGCCAAAAGATAATAAAGTAGGTTTTGAGCTTTTTGATAAACAAGAATTTGGCGCAACAGAAGCTGAACAAAAGGTAAAATACCAAAGAGCATTAGAAGGTGAGCTTGCTAGAACGATTGAAAGTTTAGAGCCTATTCATAGTGCTACGGTGCATATTGCTTTTGCTAAAGATACGCTTTTTACACAACAACAAGTTCCACCAACTGCTTCAGTAGCTTTGACTATAAAAGAAGGCTTAAAGCTTAATAAAAAGCAAATTATGGGGATTAAAAACTTAATTGCTTCCTCAGTGACAAAACTTACTCCTGAAAATGTAAAAATCATGGATCAAAAAGGTATTCCTTTAGATGATGAGGGTGCTTTTGAAAGTGATTTAATCGCTGCTCAAATTAAATATAAAAGAGATCAAGAGTATGAATTAGAGCAAAAAATTGTTGCTTCTATTGCTCCATTTGCAGGTGGCTATGATAGGGTGGTAGCAAAGGTTAGTATTGATTATGATTTTTCTAAAGAAGAATCACAAAGTGAAGTGTATGATCCAAATACCGTTGTGCGTAGTGAACAAACCTTGGAAGAGCATAGAGAAGGCTATAAAGATAAAGAAATTCAAGGTGTACCAGGTGCTGTTTCAAACATCGGTCCTGTGGAAGGTTTGGATGATAAAGGTGCGCGCGAGGTTTATACTAAAAATCAAACTACAACTAATAATGAAATTTCTAAAAAAATTACCAACACCACTAAGCAATTTGCAACCATTAAAAGAATTTCTGCAGCTGTTGTGGTAGATGGAAAGTATAAAGTAATTACTGATGATCAGGGAAATATTACTAATGAATATATTCCTTTGAGTGATAAAGAAATTAAAGCGATTGAAAATCTTACTAAAGGTGCCATAGGATTTAATCTTGCTAGAGGTGATGCGGTTGAAGTAAATAATTTGGAATTTCATAGAACAGCTAAAGTTGAAAATAAGGTTCAAACTTTTTATTCAAGATTTGTCGAGCCTTTTATTCCACCTGTTAAGTATGTATTTGCCGCGATTTTGCTTTTTATCTTTTACAAAAAAGTTATTGTGCCATTTTCTCAAAAAATGCTTGCAGATATTAGACTTGAAGAAGAGATGGAAGGTAAGGATGGGCAGATTATTGATGAGGCTGAAGATGCTATTGAAAAATTCAATGCTGCTCGTAGAAAAGTTGAAGAACAACTTGGTTTTGGAGATAGTTTTGATGAGGATGCATTACAATATGATGTTTTACTTGAAAAATTAAGAGCAGTAGCTAATGAAAAAGGCGAAGAGGTGGCATTATTGTTGCAAAAACTTGTTGAAAATGAAGCCGAATTTGGTGAGAAGGATATCTAA
- the fliG gene encoding flagellar motor switch protein FliG: MIKLSEEQKMVYDDLSMPEKVAIFLIQLGEDVTTVLFSHMDINVITEISRYIALAKNVDKPVATAVLEEFYTLLQSNQYLKSGGLEYAKEILFRTFGPEIANKILEKLTKSMENNQNFAYLSQIKPQQLADFIIKEHPQTIALILAHMDTTQAAETLEYFSDELRAEVVIRMANLGDISPSIIKRVSAVLESKLESLTSYKVEVGGPRAVAEVLNRLGQKASKTTLSYIEQSDEKLATTIKDLMFTFDDISQLSTNAIREVLKAADKRDLMIGLKGASEDLKQKFMSNMSTRAAEAFVEEMGFLGAVRVKDVEEAQRKVVEVVQKLAEQGLIQVGEADEMIE; encoded by the coding sequence ATGATAAAGCTTAGTGAAGAACAAAAAATGGTCTATGATGACCTTTCTATGCCAGAAAAGGTTGCCATATTTTTAATCCAACTTGGAGAAGATGTAACGACAGTTTTATTTTCTCATATGGATATTAATGTCATCACTGAAATTTCTCGCTATATTGCTTTAGCAAAAAATGTTGATAAGCCAGTTGCTACTGCTGTACTTGAGGAATTTTATACTTTATTACAATCAAATCAATACTTAAAAAGTGGTGGTTTGGAATATGCAAAAGAAATTTTATTTAGAACTTTTGGTCCTGAAATTGCCAATAAAATTTTGGAAAAACTTACCAAAAGTATGGAAAATAATCAAAATTTTGCTTATCTTTCACAAATTAAACCACAACAACTTGCAGACTTTATCATTAAAGAACACCCGCAAACTATAGCTTTGATTTTAGCTCATATGGATACTACTCAAGCTGCTGAAACTTTGGAATATTTTAGCGATGAATTAAGAGCTGAAGTTGTAATAAGAATGGCAAATCTTGGAGATATATCTCCTTCAATTATCAAAAGAGTATCTGCTGTGCTTGAAAGTAAGCTTGAAAGTCTTACTTCTTATAAAGTTGAAGTGGGTGGTCCAAGAGCAGTTGCTGAAGTGCTTAATCGCTTGGGTCAAAAAGCCTCTAAAACAACACTTTCTTATATTGAGCAAAGTGATGAAAAACTTGCTACAACCATTAAAGATTTAATGTTTACCTTTGATGATATTTCTCAACTTAGTACTAATGCGATTAGAGAAGTTTTAAAAGCTGCTGACAAGCGTGATTTGATGATAGGTTTAAAGGGTGCAAGCGAGGATTTAAAACAAAAATTTATGTCCAATATGTCTACGCGTGCTGCTGAAGCTTTTGTAGAAGAAATGGGCTTTTTGGGTGCTGTGCGTGTTAAAGATGTAGAAGAAGCACAAAGAAAAGTTGTAGAAGTGGTGCAAAAACTTGCAGAACAAGGTCTTATCCAAGTGGGTGAGGCTGATGAGATGATAGAGTAA
- the fliH gene encoding flagellar assembly protein FliH produces the protein MAKLTNVISPENISAHVVEGYHFKVMSEMPSSEEQKQEEIQTINQVSPVQNTQQAVENQTIEVTPQAPQPQIQPDFVEDLLKKTDEMSGNIIKLQMQIESQEAEFNNRLNTELEHAKEKFTKEGYEQAQKNFESELEALKEKYLKSVEKLENTVQNLNEFLSKNEKELADTAVIIAKEVIAKELEENSSLIALNLAKELMSELKNATKIELKLSPDDFEYVKTHLQEQSNIKFSLDDAINKGSILILSDAGNIESNLNNRLQKIKNMVNE, from the coding sequence ATGGCAAAATTAACCAATGTAATTTCACCTGAAAATATTTCTGCTCATGTAGTTGAGGGTTATCATTTTAAAGTTATGAGTGAAATGCCCTCTAGTGAAGAACAAAAACAAGAAGAAATTCAAACTATAAATCAAGTCTCTCCTGTCCAAAACACACAACAAGCAGTAGAAAATCAAACAATAGAAGTTACTCCACAAGCCCCACAACCACAAATTCAACCTGATTTTGTTGAAGATTTACTTAAAAAAACTGATGAAATGTCAGGAAATATCATTAAGTTGCAAATGCAGATAGAAAGCCAAGAGGCTGAATTTAACAATCGTTTAAACACAGAATTAGAACATGCAAAGGAAAAATTTACTAAAGAAGGTTATGAACAAGCACAAAAGAATTTTGAAAGTGAATTAGAAGCCTTGAAGGAAAAATACTTAAAAAGCGTAGAAAAGCTTGAAAATACAGTGCAAAATTTAAATGAGTTTTTATCTAAAAATGAAAAAGAATTAGCCGATACGGCTGTAATTATTGCAAAAGAAGTGATTGCAAAAGAGCTCGAGGAAAATTCATCACTTATAGCATTAAATTTAGCAAAAGAACTTATGAGTGAACTTAAAAATGCTACTAAGATAGAATTAAAGTTAAGTCCTGATGATTTTGAATATGTAAAAACACACTTGCAAGAACAAAGCAATATTAAATTTAGTCTTGATGATGCGATTAATAAGGGAAGTATTTTAATATTAAGTGATGCGGGTAATATAGAGTCAAACCTTAACAATCGTTTGCAAAAAATCAAAAACATGGTTAATGAATGA